The Desulfonatronum sp. SC1 DNA window CCGTGGCGTGGACTTCCCTGGCGAAATTGTACATGCCCAGAAACCCCTCCAGGGCCTCCTTGCGCTCATGGTTGTGGTCGCAAAAGCCCACGCCCAGCTTGAAGGCGATGGGCCGCTCCTTGACCCCGCCCACAAAGATGTCCACGTCCTTTTCCTTGATAAAGGCGGACAGCTCCAGAGGGTTGGTGTCGTCCACGATGATCGTGCCCTCGTCCGTGATCTCGGCCAGTTCCCGGTAGTCCTCCTCGGTGCCGGTCTGAGAGCCGACCATGACCACGTTCATGCCCAAATGCCGGAAGGACTTGATCAGGGAAAAAGCCTTGAACGCCCCGCCCACGTAGATGGCGGCCTTCTTGCCTTCCAGATCCTTGCGAAATGTTTGCAGCTTCGGATACAAAGCCATAAGCTCCTCCCTGACCAACTCCTGAGTGCGGGTCATGATTTCCGGATCCTTGTCCTGGAAAAACTTGGCCACGTCGTAGAGCGCGTCGGACATGTCCTCGATGCCGAAGTAGGACACCCGGATGACCGGAATGCCATACTTTTCCTGCATCATCTTGGCCAAATCCATGGTCGCTCCGGAACACTGAACCAGGTTCAACGCCGCGCCGTGGGCCCGGCGCACGTCCGCCACCCGGCCGTCGCCGGTGATGTTGGCCACCACCTCCACGCCCATCCGCTTCAGGTAGTCCTGGATGATCCAGATCTCCCCGGCCAGGTTGAAATCGCCCAGGATGTTCACGCTCAGGGGCGAAATGGTCGAGACGTCCCCGGTACCCACCAATTGAAACATGGCCTCGCAGGCCGCCAGATAGCCCTCGCGCTTGTTGCCCTTGAACCCCTCGGACTGGACCGGAATCACCGGGATGCCCTTCTCCGCCTGCACCTTCTTGCACACGGCCTTCAAGTCGTCGCCGATGATCCCCACGATGCAGGTGGAATAGACAAAGGCCGCATTGGGTTTGTGCAGGTCGATCAGTTCGATCAAGGCCTGGTGGAGTTTTTTTTCACCGCCGAAGATCACGTCTTTTTCGCGCAGGTCCGTGGAAAAACTGAGCCGGTGCAGCTCCGGCCCGGAGGACAAGGCCCCGCGAATGTCCCAGGTGTACACCGCGCAGCCGATGGGGCCGTGCACCAGGTGCAGGGCGTCGGCAATGGGATAGAGCACCACCCGGGATCCGCAGAACACGCAGGCCCGCTGGCTCACGGCCCCGGCCAGACTGCTCTTGTTGCAGGAAATGGAGAACGGCTCCGCTCCCTTGCGATGTATCTGCGTTTTTCGTTCTTCAAAGATCACGGGTTCCATGGTTGACCTCGTTGGGTTCTTTTGGCCGCCTCCCCAAAGGGAGGCGGCGCTTGGGAGTGGATGGGAGGTATGGGATTTATGGGAATTCTGGTGCGCCCTAAAGGAGATAGTCCTGGGCCGGCTCGCCCTGTTCCAGGCCGTCCAGGATGGCGTCCACGGCGTCTTCGCCGTCCACTTTGCCGAACCACCATCCTTCGGGATAGACCACCATGACCGGTCCGTTCTCGCATTGCTTCAGGCAACCGGTGCTGGTCACCAACACGTCCAGGCCTCTGTCCAGAATTTCCTCGTCAATATAGGGCAGCAAGCCGATGGTGCTCTTGTGGCACACGCCCTTGGGTTCGCCCTTGGTCCGAAAACTGGCGCAGACGAACAAATGATGTTTCGGCTTTTCCACGCTCTCTCTCCTTGATTTCAACGTTCAGGTCGATACCTACCAAAACTCCCTACATCGCCAACTCGAACTGATCCTCCGTGGCATCCCGATCAATGCGGGTCAGCAACGCATCCAGAATCTTCTCCAGCAGCCGCAATCCGCCCTTGTAGCCCACCGTGGGGAAATACTGGTGGCCGACGCGGTCCAGAATCGGGAAGCCGTGGCGGATCAGGGGGATGTCCTCGTCCCGGGCCATGTACTTGCAGTAGGTGTTGCCGATGAGCAGATCCACCGGGTCGTTCTTGATCCACTGGTGCAGCAGAAACATGTCCCCGTGGGCCTTGACGTTGACCGGGAACGGACTGTCCGCGGTGATTTCCTTGATCCGGGCCTCGAACTTCTTGCCCGGAGTGCCGGTGACGATGTGCACCGGGCACATGTCGATGGAGGTCAGAAATTCGGTCAGGGCGATGACCTGG harbors:
- the nifE gene encoding nitrogenase iron-molybdenum cofactor biosynthesis protein NifE — translated: MEPVIFEERKTQIHRKGAEPFSISCNKSSLAGAVSQRACVFCGSRVVLYPIADALHLVHGPIGCAVYTWDIRGALSSGPELHRLSFSTDLREKDVIFGGEKKLHQALIELIDLHKPNAAFVYSTCIVGIIGDDLKAVCKKVQAEKGIPVIPVQSEGFKGNKREGYLAACEAMFQLVGTGDVSTISPLSVNILGDFNLAGEIWIIQDYLKRMGVEVVANITGDGRVADVRRAHGAALNLVQCSGATMDLAKMMQEKYGIPVIRVSYFGIEDMSDALYDVAKFFQDKDPEIMTRTQELVREELMALYPKLQTFRKDLEGKKAAIYVGGAFKAFSLIKSFRHLGMNVVMVGSQTGTEEDYRELAEITDEGTIIVDDTNPLELSAFIKEKDVDIFVGGVKERPIAFKLGVGFCDHNHERKEALEGFLGMYNFAREVHATVTSPVWNFTPRRRKSPITVPGASQSTEACTGKGRAS
- a CDS encoding ferredoxin, which encodes MEKPKHHLFVCASFRTKGEPKGVCHKSTIGLLPYIDEEILDRGLDVLVTSTGCLKQCENGPVMVVYPEGWWFGKVDGEDAVDAILDGLEQGEPAQDYLL